One Halodesulfovibrio sp. genomic window carries:
- the hxsB gene encoding His-Xaa-Ser system radical SAM maturase HxsB → MSNYSLLPFNFQRIDCDYLLTNDLGEFLMLPEQDFQRFVEKEVKTNEELFWNLESRFFASTKLSKQLIEHYATRYRTKKRFVFETTFLHMIVVTHRCNQNCDYCHASATREDATNELDLSFKTAELIVDAILSTPTDHLKIEFQGGEPLLNFLVIKHIVHYAKQNCPENKKLDFVICTNLISLTTEHMDFFLQEGIDVSTSLDGTQALHDSCRKRYDGSGTYASVTSSLLKAKSYGLENISALLTVHKKNISHLPEVIDEYVSREFRSIFIRGLNPYGNADSNSTSLSISNSEFFTHYKTALNYIIELNQSGTEITEEFTAILLSRILSPFANGFVDIQSPTGGGICGMMYETNGDVFVSDEARMLYRMIKNTDFLLGNVENSKRIDWFFSQKMKSFLECSVIESLPGCAWCAFAPYCGTDPVRNYFENENTISIKAHDKQCQLAQLIFTHLFKLLTTEDTFTQRLLWAWATKG, encoded by the coding sequence GTGTCTAACTACTCTCTCTTGCCATTTAATTTTCAAAGAATCGACTGTGACTATTTACTAACAAACGATCTAGGCGAATTTTTAATGCTGCCAGAACAAGACTTCCAAAGATTCGTAGAAAAAGAAGTCAAAACAAATGAAGAGCTATTCTGGAATCTGGAAAGCCGATTTTTCGCCTCAACCAAATTGTCTAAGCAACTAATCGAACATTACGCTACACGCTACAGAACAAAGAAAAGATTTGTCTTTGAAACCACATTCTTGCACATGATTGTTGTAACGCACAGATGCAACCAAAACTGTGACTACTGCCACGCCTCTGCAACAAGAGAAGATGCAACAAACGAGCTAGATTTATCATTCAAAACTGCAGAGCTAATCGTTGATGCTATTTTATCTACCCCCACAGATCATCTAAAGATTGAATTTCAAGGTGGCGAACCATTACTGAACTTTTTAGTAATCAAACATATCGTGCATTATGCAAAGCAAAACTGCCCAGAAAACAAAAAACTAGACTTCGTCATTTGCACCAACCTTATCTCCCTAACCACAGAGCATATGGATTTCTTTTTACAAGAAGGTATTGATGTCTCAACCTCACTGGATGGCACACAGGCTCTTCATGATAGCTGTCGAAAAAGGTATGATGGCTCAGGAACTTATGCGTCCGTAACTTCAAGCCTTTTAAAAGCAAAGTCTTATGGACTCGAAAACATATCTGCATTGCTTACTGTTCACAAAAAAAATATTTCCCACCTACCAGAAGTCATAGATGAATATGTCTCTCGCGAGTTCAGGTCTATCTTTATTCGCGGGCTAAATCCATATGGCAATGCTGACAGCAATTCTACATCTCTCTCAATAAGCAATAGTGAATTCTTCACCCATTACAAAACTGCCTTGAACTACATCATCGAACTCAATCAATCCGGCACTGAAATTACAGAAGAATTTACTGCTATTCTTCTATCCAGAATTTTAAGCCCATTTGCTAACGGATTCGTAGACATCCAGTCACCGACTGGAGGTGGAATCTGTGGAATGATGTATGAAACGAATGGGGATGTGTTCGTTTCAGATGAAGCACGAATGCTCTATAGGATGATCAAAAATACAGACTTCCTTCTTGGAAATGTCGAGAATTCAAAAAGAATAGACTGGTTCTTCTCTCAGAAAATGAAATCCTTTTTGGAATGCTCAGTCATTGAAAGTTTACCCGGATGCGCTTGGTGTGCTTTTGCTCCCTATTGCGGAACAGACCCCGTAAGAAATTACTTTGAGAACGAAAATACTATTTCAATAAAAGCGCATGACAAGCAATGCCAGCTTGCCCAATTGATATTCACCCATCTTTTTAAGCTACTCACAACCGAAGATACATTTACTCAACGCTTATTGTGGGCTTGGGCTACAAAAGGCTAG
- a CDS encoding peptidoglycan-binding domain-containing protein produces MSNSSTMKKLTVAAAVASALTGNTEQANATTATPPQIESSLHLQEQAFFLQHATPDNDLLIAGHRSHRSHSSHRSHSSHRSHYSSSSGYYYKSSPSYSTPSSNYTAPSTSSRTYQNTTPKTTQKPVAVDTLVKEIQKGLKQLGYPVGTIDGVYGLATKRSIILFQVENSLPINGKATWDILSKIRYKLQSK; encoded by the coding sequence ATGAGTAATAGTTCAACAATGAAAAAACTAACGGTAGCCGCCGCTGTTGCTTCTGCTCTTACTGGAAATACAGAACAAGCTAATGCTACAACTGCCACACCCCCGCAGATAGAATCTTCACTACACTTACAAGAACAAGCTTTCTTTTTACAACATGCTACACCAGACAACGATTTACTAATTGCAGGACATAGAAGCCATCGGAGCCATAGTAGCCATCGAAGTCACAGTAGCCACCGGAGTCATTACTCTTCGTCTAGTGGATACTATTATAAATCCTCTCCATCATATTCAACTCCAAGTTCAAACTATACAGCTCCAAGCACGAGTTCACGAACTTACCAAAATACAACTCCCAAAACTACTCAAAAGCCAGTAGCCGTTGATACTCTCGTTAAAGAGATTCAAAAGGGCTTAAAACAGCTGGGTTATCCTGTCGGTACCATTGACGGGGTATATGGTCTTGCAACAAAACGCTCAATCATCCTATTTCAAGTTGAAAATAGCTTACCCATCAACGGCAAAGCTACATGGGATATTTTGAGTAAGATAAGATACAAACTTCAATCTAAATAA
- the hxsC gene encoding His-Xaa-Ser system radical SAM maturase HxsC, with amino-acid sequence MLGYRGKTFNIDSEQLGKITSCKHDREGTSYLIEFAKHAHDHEQFGLVRCGKPVIGLYSSPSFLCPQDIKLCFGDVVRITKSGSLFVLFSAQSNDNCLFVTNSCNSHCIMCPQPPRVDTTDHYEEAKQIVSLIETPPDVIGITGGEPLLKYDSLIELLKLIKKRFPATQIQLLTNARLLKDKVKALEVVDIAGDDIVFCIPLYADNSVMHDMIVSVQGAFFETMEALHHLGRLKARIELRYVPTKQNASRLQDWSLFVCKNLPFVEHVAIMGIEPIGLAHSNYDQVWIDPVDYATQLTLAVFQLTTFGLTTSLFNHQLCTIPEELWEFSVNSISDWKVQYLSCCTECEVSNRCGGLFFASKKRHSIGIHPIKNAGVINE; translated from the coding sequence ATGTTGGGATATAGAGGGAAAACCTTCAACATTGATTCAGAACAACTTGGTAAAATTACTTCCTGCAAGCATGATCGTGAAGGCACATCGTACTTAATAGAATTTGCCAAACACGCTCATGATCATGAACAGTTTGGTCTTGTCAGGTGCGGAAAGCCTGTGATCGGCTTATACTCTTCACCATCATTTCTTTGTCCACAAGATATTAAACTTTGCTTTGGGGATGTTGTAAGGATCACAAAATCTGGGTCACTCTTCGTTTTATTCAGCGCTCAATCTAACGATAATTGCTTATTTGTAACCAACAGCTGCAATAGCCATTGCATTATGTGCCCACAGCCACCTCGAGTTGACACAACGGATCACTATGAAGAAGCAAAGCAAATAGTATCGCTCATCGAAACTCCCCCAGATGTAATTGGCATTACTGGCGGTGAGCCCCTTCTGAAATATGACTCACTTATTGAGCTACTCAAGCTAATAAAAAAAAGATTTCCAGCAACTCAAATCCAATTGCTAACTAACGCTAGGTTACTGAAAGACAAAGTGAAAGCATTAGAAGTAGTGGATATTGCTGGAGACGATATTGTTTTTTGCATTCCTCTATACGCAGACAATTCAGTAATGCACGACATGATCGTTAGTGTTCAAGGTGCGTTTTTTGAAACTATGGAAGCCCTCCATCACTTAGGTCGTCTGAAAGCAAGGATTGAACTACGATATGTGCCAACAAAGCAAAACGCATCGCGCCTACAAGATTGGAGCTTATTCGTCTGTAAGAACCTCCCATTTGTGGAACATGTAGCCATTATGGGAATTGAACCAATCGGCTTAGCACACTCAAATTACGATCAAGTTTGGATTGACCCTGTTGACTATGCTACCCAACTTACTTTAGCGGTTTTTCAACTAACCACTTTTGGCTTAACAACTTCATTATTCAACCATCAACTATGCACTATACCAGAAGAGCTTTGGGAGTTTTCTGTGAACTCAATTTCAGATTGGAAAGTACAATACCTTAGTTGCTGCACAGAATGCGAAGTTTCTAATAGATGCGGTGGGTTATTTTTCGCTAGTAAAAAAAGACATAGCATTGGCATTCATCCAATAAAAAATGCTGGAGTCATTAATGAGTAA